The Gigantopelta aegis isolate Gae_Host chromosome 9, Gae_host_genome, whole genome shotgun sequence genomic sequence CATGTATTTCTTTTCAACAGTAACtttgttttccttctttttattaccattttaatataattagatATAATACCTAGCAGCTGACTACCTATTTTACTAATACTTGAGTTTGCTGCTTCATTTCAGAACACTTACTAACTGCGCTGAGGTAGTCACTGGTCACAGCAGCTTTGGTGGATTGTCTAGTCTGGACCTTATTAATGGCATTGATGCCAAAACGGGTGTTACGCCGATCAAGTTTACCAGGCTGAAGAAGGGGGCAACAGGTAAGAAATTAACAATTTGATCAGTCTTTTCTTTTCACATTGAAAAATCCAagagtgatttttttaaagtttcaaatatttatacagTAATTTTGAGAATTTATACTTTTTCAAAGGAACAATTTATTCTGGTTGCCTCCCAAACCTATTTTCAAGTTGCAGGCACAATGGAATGACCATCCATTTGTCTTTCAGAAAACTTGAAAAGTTTGTCTTGCTCTTAAAATAATCATACATTATTTTTGTAGAATTAATCAGCTACAGGgaagttactgttttaataactACAAATAGTCATGCATTCTTTTTAGATCTTTTCATAAACAATTAGCCCTTGAAATCGTTACTTGAACATATTCTCAGGGTTACGGTTTGATGGCCATGCACTGGAGAAACTGAGGAGTCCTGGAGGGTTAATATCAATTACGTCACCTGTAGCATCAAAGCTCAACAGATTGCCTGCTATATTAAGGAAGAGTAAAAGGAAAAAACAGGTAAAGTCCTGGTTTCTGAACAAATGATGTGAACAATAACCCACatgtccaaaaaaaaagagataccATTTTGCaggaacattttattcagtgttGTTACAATGTACtgtaaattatttcacaatTCTAAATGATATCATATAATAAAGATCCATATTTTTGACAGTATggaatttatatattatatatgtcaaaattactaaatgtttgacatccagtagcgaTTAATATTCTCAAGTgatgtcgtcaacaaaaaaccccaaaaacatttgaactggaggaacaattacagttaacttTTGTCCACACATTTggttatggatttttataattgatcatcacattgatAGTTTCtaaccgatcaattttcgattataatctaTCTTTGGATCATCACTAAATATTAGTACTCATAGCTAAGAAACTCAGTTTTagactaaaataattttgtttcaagaaaataattaccataatttttttttaatactagtaatatatttgttttattcctgTCCCACATCTACAAATATTCAGTCCATATTGAGAAAATATAACAAGTTGTAATTTAGATTGAACCAAAGTAGAGACGATAAACTTTGTGCCCAAAATAAAAAACTACAACAGTAGTTTCTACAAATTCTGTTTACAATCTGTTAGTAACATTATTATGATCTGTTAGTAACATTATTATGATCTGTTAGTAACATTATTATGATCTGTTAGTAACATTATTATGCTAACTAGACCTTGGAGTACTCGGAACAGACAAAAAACTACAACAGTAGTTTCTACAAATTCTGTTTACAATCTGTTAGTAACATTATTATGATCTGTTAGTAACATTATTATGATCTGTTAGTAACATTATTATGCTAACTAGACCTTGGAGTACTCGGAACAGACAAAAAACTACAACAGTAGTTTCTACAAATTCTGTTTACAATCTGTTAGTAACATTATTATGATCTGTTAGTAACATTATTATGATCTGTTAGTAACATTATTATGCTAACTAGACCTTGGAGTACTCGGAACAGACAAAAAACTACAACAGTAGTTTCTACAAATTCTGTTTACAATCTGTTAGTAACATTATTATGCTAACTAGACCTTGGAGTACTCGGAACAGACAAAAAACTACAACAGTAGTTTCTACAAATTCTGTTTACAATCTGTTAGTAACATTATTATGCTAACTAGACCTTGGAGTACTCGGAACAGACAAAAAACTACAACAGTAGTTTCTACAAATTCTGTTTACAATCTGTTAGTAACATTATTATGCTAACTAGACCTTGGAGTACTCggaacagacaaaaaacctGTTGTTCCCAAATTAATGAGATTCAAACCTTCATATTAGTATTTTACATACATTCATAAAGTCAGTTTTTATATTcagaaatatgaataaattagaCAAATCGGATTTTGTTTCTGCTAAAAAATACAATGGTATAAgtgtaattatttataacagattttACCAACTTCTGTGAAACTGGGGTCCGGAAGATACTAAATGTGGTTCTTATACTTTAAAAGATTTTTCcatgtttcttctttttctttttcagaaatTTCCAAAGCagtacacatatattttttctccACCCAAAGCGAAGCACGTCCACATAATGGACACCATTGACATAAAGGAGGAAAGTCTGACAGAAAATGACAAACCTGACTTTCTTGAGATGGACCCCGAGACGCCAACTGGAACACCAATAAAAAATCTTCCTTTTTCACCTTCTCAGGTGAGTGTCAGTTGTATATGGCattaaaaaagtttattttatgaaactattattataattagaaGTCGTGTTGGTATAAAGTACTGTTAGTGGCTTTGACTTTGGCTTAATTAAAGACTTCACAAAGAGCCCTTAGTTCAAATTCCTTCAATGAATCGGGAACAATTTTATCttcaaaaatataacttttaccAATTTGTATTTACTTGAATGTCTGACGTTCTGTGATCAGATGCAATTGATTATCGTTTATTTTTCCAGTTTTTAAATAGTCCAGAAATTCCATTTGGAAATGGAAGAATTACATCAACTCCTGTAAGCCGCCAGAACAGAAGTTCGTCTGGTGTAGAGTCATTGACAACTCCTGTCTTAAAAAGGACAGAAAAGTAAGTTTAGTGAAATTAGAAttctataacataatatataataattttataacattGTTCCCTTTGGTATTCCTATTATATTTGAGTTTTTTGTGTGGCATTTTTTGAATTTTGAAGTCATTTGTCCTGAATTCAATGACAAGGAGCAACCCTAAATTATCAAGAATTATTTGTTTGGTTCTCAAAGTAATCATTTGATTTAATGTAaaacaaaccagtctagcgaataTTTTACCGCACTGTCTGGCTAGTTTTGTTTGGACATTTAATCCATTGTGTTCATTAGTAGACAGCAAGTGGGTTTTTGGTGGTATTGCTGACATCTGTTTGTCATGCTTAGTTATAAACCTCTCTGCATTCAGTCAATATAGCTGCCTACTTTCTCTCATTTTCAATGATAATGAACGCCCTATAATCCAAGGGCGACTGAAATGCAAATCGTTATTTTGTCTAGGAATCTTACTATTTCTTGTAGGACAgaacacatttccttccattgTTTAACAGTATGTTTTAGTTTGTTAGAAACATTCAGTGTTAATTTGAGGACCAGAAGATAGGGATGATACACATGTAATGTGGATGgcaaatgtaaatgtttttttatttttgttttcagttcaatTCTCCACACGCCAGTGCTTAACCCGGTCATGGACTCAACTCCCAGAACTCCTACTCCTTTCAAGAATGCACTAGCTGAGATTGAAAAGAAGTCGGGAGTTTCCAGGCAGTTTGTGAGTTGTTTGTTCTTAGTGTCTTACATTGGGTCTACCACATTAGCACACTTCTGTTTTTCATTCTCTTTCAGTCATTcactttttgttttgcctgGAGAACAAATGTAGTAAGAGAATGTTAGACAAGTGGTTTTTAATTGTTTCTAAAAATTATGattgcttttttttatttgttcaaaGAAACGTTCCTGAGTATACtgccattataagatgtttccaactaatataacttttttaaagattaaaattatACTTTAAAGATGTTTACTTGTTTAGCACATCAGTGTCTCCatattcagtttgttttagaTTGTCcttatgtttgtagtagcttatttactatgatatatattttttcatatgtacaaaattatagagagagaaaaaaatctaatttgggctacttacaaacattaggatgaccagaaacacattgaatatattgaCACTGATATTTGAAACAAGAAACTGCATTGTATGTGTAACAGTAGTTGTTAAAATGGCTCTATTCATCATGTTTCAGTAAcagaaaactcaggacagtccctttaacaatacaaatgttttctgtgttgttctttttgtatttaaagtttttaataactttaaacTGTATGTACTTCATTTGATAAAtaagttattttgctgtatggcAGAGCCCTGGCCAGCTGGCTGACTTGGGGGAGGTGTTACAAGCGGAATACGACACGGGGTACGAAGCCGACCTTTCTGTTGGAATCACACCATCACGGGCTCGGCAGTCGAAACGAAAACCAAATAAAGAGGTACACATGGCTTTGgccgacttgttttttttactaatgtGACTTTGCAAATATCTTACAAAGTAATTTCTTTAAATACGATACCAGGCCtgaaattcaattttttttaaagcacaaaattactaaatggaACTGCATTCTGACTTAGAAttgaaatgggttttttcagaTGATACTATAATAGGCCTGTAACCAACCTGGATCATAGGATGGGTCCTATTTATCATAAAGTGGATTTTCTTTTATTAGAAATTTATCCATGTTACGGTCAGTGtaggttttttaatgttttaatgtgttttatgaACACTGATTTTTcagataaatataaaaatattttgcaatGTTTGAGATgcagttttgttttaagaaatgcagaacaaatttaattaatcaaaagaCACTACTCTGCCAACTTCCTGTTAGGTATGTTACCTTCACAATTCTATGAAGTGAAATACTTGTACGTGTAATGTGATTTCACTTATACAAGCTATCCTATGTATTCATGGTTGTCCTTTGGTgattttgattaaaaagattACTAATAGTTTTCATAAAATACAGACCATGTATAAATACGTCATATTACATGTTATAAGGAAGTGCATTTGCCTGcattttatatgttaaattattttctgtagGATGTTCAACACTTGGGCAGCAAATCTGTGAGACAGTCTCTGCAGCAGAAGTGGTCCGATGAGAAGTTGGATTACCTCGGAACAAAATCATTTCTGTCATCTCCAGAGACGCCGGTAAATCCagtcttgtttttttgtttcacatTTGTTTATATTGAAGATTTTTTGTTAGAGATGtctgttaacctttagactactggattaatttttgccaaaaaccatgtacaagtttataatttttactcgcatatattcacttaaatgttttataatacataaaataaagttcctatttgaatcggtaagtattattttcatgggtttttataatttttatgatcagttaatgttgattaagattaggcaaaaaatctacAAAGTCGCATTTACTTACGGACacttgtggccagctgtccagtatttatgttcaTTATTCCTGGTAACCGTGGTTTActgaccagattttttttttaagaatgagctacgattcatatcccaatatttggtgattttcattattgataaatgatcaaatttattgtcaaattagttgtcacaatcagctatcgatccctgaaaatgactgaCGTGCTGctattgttgtcaagcaaaaatacttgtcgaaaaccactttttgaactaaaaattGCAAGGTTTtttcattgaaaaacaaacaaaagctagcatgctgtcaaataaaatgttttgtgtaaaaaaaaacctgtttttggtgagtgtcgtgtgcaaaacgtgaattggggaatgcactgtatacagtgtacagtatgtcgactgacgtAATGTCCGGCAAGACATCTCGCCtacagtagtcagaaggttgaTATGTCATTGAAAACATTACAACTATTCTGTTTGTGATATTGTAAAAGTATTCCTTTATACTACTATGCTGGTATGAGGTTTGGAAGGAGAATTGTAAGTGTTACTTCTTTTATCTGCAGATGACCtgttaacttgttattttttgttagcTCTGCTTGTGAGTAATTGTGAACTAAATAATCCACCAGCATCTTATGAGTAAATACTATACACTATACAAATGTCCATACTGAAGCTTTGAGGTgtaatatgttaatatttttatgtttctTGGGAACCGACAGTGTTGTCTTGTTCAGACATTGTACACAAACTTGTAAtggatagtttgttttgtttaacgacaccactagagcacattgattaattaatcttcggctattggatgtcaaacatttggtcattcctACTCGTggtcagaggaaacccggtacattttttcattagcagcaagggatcttttatatacacttccccacagacaggaaagcacatacgaTGGCCTTTGACTGTAATGGATAGAGGGTCATGGTCAAGTTGTGTGACAGACAAGTCGTAATGCATTGGTGTATTTTTCTGATTTCATTTCAGAGCAAGTCTCTGATCGGTGACACCAGCCTGCTGTTCTCACCTCCGTCTATAATCAAGGACACGCTGGCAGACGAGGAGATGGGAGACCTGTTGTCCAAGTCATCCAGTAATTTGGTGAGTCCTACACACACAGTCAGTGTtcacaaatgtttgagaaagtcactacagccctcacagaagctttggctagtaccgtatgtattatagtaagACAGGTGATAATTTAcaccagccctcacagaagctttggctagtaccgtatgtattatagtaacacaGGTGATAATTTAcaccagccctcacagaagctttggctagtaccgtatgtattatagtaacacaGGTGATAATTTAcaccagccctcacagaagctttggctagtaccgtatgtattatagtaacacaGGTGATAATTTAcaccagccctcacagaagctttggctagtaccgtatgtattatagtaacacaGGTGATAATTTACACCAGCCCTCagagaagctttggctagtaccgtatgtattatagtaacacagcagccctcacagaagctttggctagtaccgtatatattatagtaatacaggtgaTAATTTAcaccagccctcacagaagctttggctagtaccgtatgtattatagtaatacaggtgaTAATTTAcaccagccctcacagaagctttggctagtaccgtatgtattatagtaatacaggtgaTAATTTAcaccagccctcacagaagctttggctagtaccgtatgtattatagtaatacaggtgaTAATTTAcaccagccctcacagaagctttggctagtaccgtatgtattatagtaatacaggtgaTAATTTAcaccagccctcacagaagctttggctagtaccgtatgtattatagtaatacaggtgaTAATTTAcaccagccctcacagaagctttgactagtaccgtatgtattatagtaatacaggtgaTAATTTAcaccagccctcacagaagctttgactagtaccgtatgtattatagtaatacagttgataatttccaccagccctcacagaagctttggctagtaccgtatatattatagtaatacaggtgaTAATTTCcaccagccctcacagaagctttgactagtaccgtatgtattatagtaatacagttgataatttccactagccctcacagaaacTTTGGCTAGTACCATATGTATTAAAGTaatagttgataatttccactagcccagaccaagaATTCAGTAGCCGGGatgaagggaaggaaggaaggaaatatcttatttaacgacacactcaacacatttcatttatggtaaTATGGTGTCGGTTGGGATGGAGGAATTTGTTGAACCCTGACAAAGTAGATCATTTGTGATGAGATTCATATCTGGgcccgtgtttataaaactttaagagtccagactctatttcaaatgatgtcacacacatgcaatttgtatggcattgtcatgacattagtgtgtCTATTAGTGACTATTAAGAGTTGCCGATGCCATATAAtggtaaatgaaatgtgttgagtacattgttaaataaaacatttcctattgaGTCTTGAGTgtagactttaaaagtttttataagcaccaggcctggttgCTTTTCTTTCACTGATCAAGATTTTAGGTAAAGTTGAACTtgatcagttaaaaaaaaaaaaaaaaattctttaatgttaccctaaaataaatattgttggtGTGAGGTGTATTTTTTCAAGTGCGAAATGCCATTTAGGCTACTTGTTTTGTGTATCATAAGGCAGTAACTCAGAAAGATTGGAAGTTTGTATATCATcagtatttacttgttttgtgtATCATAAGGCAGTAACTCAGAAAGATTGGAAGTTTGTATATCATCAGTATTTACTTGTACATGTTTATCACCAGAGTTCATGACCACTCTTAAATGAGATGATTTTAAATAGCTGTTGCAATTTTCTAGTAGACGTTACAATttcgaaaattatttcattgtaACCAAAGTATAAGCAAATGTTCAACATAACCTTCCATGAACATACAGCCCGGGTATATGCACCATTATTTTCTTGTAAAGGGTCAAAtagtttgatttttattttgttttatttttattcaggtTAAACCAAAAAGAACAAGTATGAAGAGAATTAGATTCGAGACACCACCGAAAGTCAAATGCCTGGTTTGTATTGATTTTCTTCATCCATTGTTGTTATGAGCtgaaataaagtttatataatatactgaaggccaaaagaaactttaccatagatttaaatcactctggtgtaaaaacaacaaaagatagtcgcatgaggtaaaatatattgactagatcaatatgtcaacattaacataactaaaaatgagtgtcattcagcatctgataatgacgtcacattttccCAAAGCGAGGTGGTGTACACAAATCGAGCTTTCAACTTCATGGACGACATGCAAAGCATACAGACAATCACTCAAGTCCAATAAAAAGTCACATTAATAGCGAGTGTGACCACCCCTTGCCCAAATACAAGCAATAATTCTCCGACGCATAGAAAAAATCAGTCGTCTGATGAGGTCACGTGGGACACGTTGCCATTCTTCTTGAAGGGCCTGGATCAGTTCCTGTTGGTTGGCTGGAGGGTGTGGTCGTTGTCGAACACGGTGATCCAAAACATCCCAGAGGTGTTCTATGGGGGACATGTCTGGGGAGCGTGCAGGCCACGGCAATACATTTACGTTGTTGGCTCTAAGGAAGTTCTGTACGATTCTGGCTGTATGAGGtctggcgttgtcttgctgaaaaatGACACCACGTGGCTGCCGTTGGAGAAATGGTATTGCAGTTAGACGAAGAATGTCATCCCTGTAACATTGAGCTGTCAAGTTTCCGTGAACGATGACCAATGGTGTCCTTTCCTGTGCACAGATacctccccacaccatgacactccctccaccataTGGCACGACCTCCTGAACGCAAGAAGCCGCCACTCGTTCTCCCCTACGGCGGTACACACGCTGTCTTCCATCAACTCTGAACAAACAGAACCGGCTTTCATCAGTGGAAAGAACCCGCAGCCAATCACGTCGCTGCCAACGTCGTACAGTCCTAGCCCATGTCAATCTGAAACGACGAtgttgtggtgtcagtaagtgtccTCTATATGGTCTGTAAGCCCTTATTCCATAAGTCCTGAGTCACCTGGCCACTGTCTGTCTACAAACCCTGTGACCTAAGGCATTCATTGCTGATGACATCACTGTCAGGAAGCGATTTCGTAGATGCAAGGTATGCAAGTACCGGTCATCACGGGGCGAAGTCACCCTGGGTCTGCCTGTTCTTGGCCTGTCTGATGTCTGCCCTGTTTGCCTGTAGCGTTGCATCAagt encodes the following:
- the LOC121380805 gene encoding myb-related protein B-like isoform X1, whose protein sequence is MSDEFLSINHFDLERPNSRQSSLSSDEDTDDADLIDNEYDQSQVRSKKNLGGSRWSREEDEKLKKLVDAKGLNDWASIAHLFTDRSEVQCQYRWNKVLNPELIKGPWTKEEDDKVTELVQKFGAKRWTLISRQLKGRSGKQCRERWHNHLNPDIKKTAWTAEEDKLIYQLHRSLGNRWAEIAKYLPGRTDNAIKNHWNSTMKRKYEQEEARERACDPPVFTHPYTPSTHHNFQNVQPVQLFPNMFVRRNPVIGSDAVGKFEKIKELNQNSLDSLSAPLKTLTNCAEVVTGHSSFGGLSSLDLINGIDAKTGVTPIKFTRLKKGATGLRFDGHALEKLRSPGGLISITSPVASKLNRLPAILRKSKRKKQKFPKQYTYIFSPPKAKHVHIMDTIDIKEESLTENDKPDFLEMDPETPTGTPIKNLPFSPSQFLNSPEIPFGNGRITSTPVSRQNRSSSGVESLTTPVLKRTENSILHTPVLNPVMDSTPRTPTPFKNALAEIEKKSGVSRQFSPGQLADLGEVLQAEYDTGYEADLSVGITPSRARQSKRKPNKEDVQHLGSKSVRQSLQQKWSDEKLDYLGTKSFLSSPETPSKSLIGDTSLLFSPPSIIKDTLADEEMGDLLSKSSSNLVKPKRTSMKRIRFETPPKVKCLLNENFERVACGLTEDQVAMTELAKRYVAVVKPRTLVL
- the LOC121380805 gene encoding myb-related protein B-like isoform X2, which encodes MRHDAFSWHRPNSRQSSLSSDEDTDDADLIDNEYDQSQVRSKKNLGGSRWSREEDEKLKKLVDAKGLNDWASIAHLFTDRSEVQCQYRWNKVLNPELIKGPWTKEEDDKVTELVQKFGAKRWTLISRQLKGRSGKQCRERWHNHLNPDIKKTAWTAEEDKLIYQLHRSLGNRWAEIAKYLPGRTDNAIKNHWNSTMKRKYEQEEARERACDPPVFTHPYTPSTHHNFQNVQPVQLFPNMFVRRNPVIGSDAVGKFEKIKELNQNSLDSLSAPLKTLTNCAEVVTGHSSFGGLSSLDLINGIDAKTGVTPIKFTRLKKGATGLRFDGHALEKLRSPGGLISITSPVASKLNRLPAILRKSKRKKQKFPKQYTYIFSPPKAKHVHIMDTIDIKEESLTENDKPDFLEMDPETPTGTPIKNLPFSPSQFLNSPEIPFGNGRITSTPVSRQNRSSSGVESLTTPVLKRTENSILHTPVLNPVMDSTPRTPTPFKNALAEIEKKSGVSRQFSPGQLADLGEVLQAEYDTGYEADLSVGITPSRARQSKRKPNKEDVQHLGSKSVRQSLQQKWSDEKLDYLGTKSFLSSPETPSKSLIGDTSLLFSPPSIIKDTLADEEMGDLLSKSSSNLVKPKRTSMKRIRFETPPKVKCLLNENFERVACGLTEDQVAMTELAKRYVAVVKPRTLVL